A portion of the Segatella copri DSM 18205 genome contains these proteins:
- a CDS encoding DUF262 domain-containing protein has product MIHENIKSDDNRLKSSQLYDLKGLFVSSDNSKIVIPDLQRDYCWGTTGNLVVDFVDNLIKHFEENRSKDLIIGLIYGYYEKERPYLQLCDGQQRLTTLYLLLGLLNIMSEEENPFQDFLISDFEYNLDDKEPTLLYAIRDSSLYFLSDLVCKFFIKSDKNKYAWQDNIPSDFIKKQSWWFHEYESDPTIQSMLVALDKMAELLKDKKFDVIALGKYITEHLFFVYYNMGNRKDGEETFVIINTTGEPLTSTENLKPLVVTHDDKSKWKRNSEIWETIDNYFWNHRRKDEETSDLGMKEFLRMVAAIFNPERAIADYLSREKNDFKFPYENISIQQIDTVFQNFKKLDTNPTLMEICQKMSLTASGEFSKQKDLKEYFVILPLIKYLMEHPSAEDIDIKRVYEFLYNITRYTVIRSQENQIADAIHVLSKLEGNDICGLLDMDAKEHKILTDEELLRLRIYKENESKRESIEQLFDDMSKRSVCPVLHGRISTIIKWAGFDENGCFNKDKFALIKQKFEQLFFKYHQTVSDLTAISFACSVDMDKYPVHTGSDNYSFLYNLDDWYDRFFKGDTSVQTDKIDSDKSASEEDRLSVKLGKYIDTLKLDDMVSSQISIIDSWLLNASHSKNIFFQFVEYFKQVGFWKSNGYNIKFNEGGSWGRMLRIKDTRFTQIIYSSNNNYRDIYLYGNAFVNSGEKNSKWKRIECWKGDYVCLFSDLINYDVAIELYFDDDSLGYLSVFQRDNGKKKLPFFDKVVQEFELKEDDKEKAGIYYSSHESPKDIMDKMNSIREFIASSLS; this is encoded by the coding sequence ATGATACATGAAAATATAAAGTCAGATGATAATCGTTTGAAATCAAGTCAGTTGTATGATTTAAAGGGATTATTTGTAAGTTCAGATAATTCCAAGATTGTCATACCTGATTTACAGAGAGATTATTGCTGGGGAACTACAGGTAATCTGGTAGTGGACTTTGTAGACAACCTCATAAAACACTTTGAGGAGAATAGATCAAAGGATTTAATCATAGGACTTATCTATGGTTATTATGAGAAGGAGCGTCCTTATTTGCAGCTTTGTGATGGTCAGCAGCGTTTGACAACATTGTATTTGTTACTTGGCTTACTGAATATTATGTCAGAAGAAGAGAATCCCTTCCAGGATTTCTTGATTTCAGATTTTGAGTATAATTTGGATGATAAAGAGCCAACGTTATTATATGCGATAAGAGATTCTTCACTATATTTCTTATCTGATTTAGTATGCAAGTTCTTTATCAAGTCTGATAAGAATAAATATGCTTGGCAAGATAACATCCCTAGCGATTTTATCAAAAAGCAGAGTTGGTGGTTCCATGAATATGAGTCAGATCCAACTATCCAGAGTATGTTGGTTGCTTTGGATAAGATGGCAGAATTGCTGAAAGATAAGAAATTTGATGTTATTGCCCTTGGTAAGTATATCACAGAACACCTATTCTTTGTCTATTATAATATGGGCAACAGGAAAGATGGTGAAGAAACATTTGTCATTATTAATACTACAGGTGAGCCATTGACTTCTACAGAGAACTTAAAACCTCTTGTAGTAACTCATGATGATAAGAGCAAGTGGAAGAGAAATAGTGAGATTTGGGAAACAATCGATAATTATTTTTGGAATCATAGACGTAAAGATGAGGAGACTTCCGATTTAGGCATGAAGGAGTTTCTGCGCATGGTTGCTGCTATTTTTAATCCTGAGAGAGCAATCGCAGATTATCTATCACGTGAGAAAAATGACTTCAAATTCCCTTATGAAAACATTTCTATACAACAGATTGACACTGTGTTTCAAAATTTCAAGAAATTGGATACAAATCCTACATTGATGGAAATATGTCAAAAAATGTCTCTTACAGCTAGTGGCGAATTTAGTAAGCAGAAAGATTTGAAAGAGTACTTTGTCATTTTGCCACTGATTAAGTATCTTATGGAACATCCTTCTGCAGAGGATATTGATATAAAGCGAGTGTATGAATTCCTTTACAACATCACTCGTTATACTGTTATCAGAAGTCAAGAAAATCAGATTGCTGATGCAATCCATGTGTTAAGTAAGTTGGAAGGCAATGACATTTGTGGACTGCTTGATATGGATGCAAAAGAGCACAAGATTTTGACAGATGAAGAATTGCTTAGATTGAGAATCTATAAAGAAAATGAAAGTAAACGTGAAAGTATAGAGCAATTGTTTGACGACATGTCAAAAAGATCGGTATGTCCTGTTTTGCACGGAAGAATTTCTACCATTATAAAATGGGCAGGATTTGACGAGAATGGTTGTTTTAATAAGGATAAGTTTGCTCTTATAAAGCAGAAGTTCGAGCAACTATTTTTTAAGTACCACCAGACTGTATCAGACTTAACTGCCATATCATTTGCTTGTTCTGTGGATATGGATAAATATCCTGTTCATACAGGAAGTGATAACTATTCTTTTTTGTATAATTTAGATGATTGGTATGACCGTTTCTTTAAAGGTGATACTAGTGTGCAAACTGATAAAATTGATAGTGATAAGTCTGCTAGTGAAGAGGATAGACTTTCCGTCAAATTGGGTAAGTATATTGATACTTTAAAGCTTGACGATATGGTATCAAGCCAAATTAGCATTATTGATAGTTGGTTGTTGAATGCTTCTCATTCGAAGAATATTTTCTTTCAGTTTGTCGAATATTTTAAACAAGTTGGCTTTTGGAAAAGTAACGGCTATAACATAAAGTTTAATGAGGGTGGTTCTTGGGGCAGAATGTTGAGAATAAAAGATACTCGTTTCACACAGATAATCTATAGCTCGAATAATAACTATCGCGACATTTATCTCTATGGGAATGCTTTTGTCAATAGTGGGGAGAAAAATTCTAAATGGAAACGAATAGAATGTTGGAAAGGTGATTATGTATGCCTTTTTTCTGATTTGATAAATTATGATGTAGCCATAGAATTATATTTTGATGATGATTCTTTAGGTTATCTATCAGTATTCCAAAGAGATAACGGTAAGAAAAAATTACCGTTCTTTGATAAGGTTGTTCAAGAATTCGAGTTGAAGGAAGATGATAAGGAAAAAGCTGGTATATATTATTCCAGCCATGAATCTCCAAAGGATATTATGGATAAAATGAATAGTATCAGGGAGTTTATTGCCAGTAGTCTTTCTTAA
- a CDS encoding DUF262 domain-containing protein gives MGGTIFYSYYLLMGSYFSQLFIKFVDGKALLYYVYAISVNNFQYNKQPMSANKITLGQYIDGKTIQIPCYQRGYIWGKEHVGSKNSVSYMLDTLCEGYKNSTDIFIQGITVAIEGDKYSVIDGQQRSTFFYLLLKTLGVEHPFTIEYNSSRGSTVGGGKVNPGEWLKNCNEDEEITTQDGYFFKKTICLIKKHELYTKNKNEIIKYIRQHVYFLLINISQELAVSTFTMMNGNKAIMQDYELIKADLLRMASLGTGGYTNNQASEWDNISLRSRYAHEWDRWLHWWNQEEVKLMFNCQNPMGWLLKTEFEDNKSGLFEAYKLKLKENNKAKNPAFSAKYLFSQLRDCQHKFEDVFSLPKEANCFGVIMRLLSNDQDKIGFIKAYFGYTGEKDKCNVQDLKLVVDLLLIGFTYKNIVHHDFEKKDKIEEFRQTLAQNPIYGVNNELAYNYLLVRNVERDTELNRKFDFTIVAGNRSLEHVYPKSMVLHLQNNDIYRGDSELLKYEKDFKDEDFNKQNGSLKLGEIIMEKGYISRDDIQNHWKDLVKDNSSELSLDLASVILSEHSIGNLLLLYGNNNSEFGNMLPEKKRQSYFDLSKVFFSSRHLLHTVFSFAQYQKFDESAICQNQLDVINDVEQRIKYVELIIK, from the coding sequence ATGGGTGGTACGATTTTTTATTCTTATTATTTGTTAATGGGCAGTTATTTTTCACAGCTTTTTATTAAATTTGTAGATGGTAAGGCATTACTATATTATGTCTATGCTATAAGTGTAAACAATTTTCAATACAACAAACAGCCTATGAGTGCTAATAAAATAACTTTAGGACAGTATATCGATGGTAAGACGATCCAAATACCATGTTATCAGCGTGGATATATTTGGGGAAAGGAGCATGTTGGCTCTAAAAATTCTGTGAGTTATATGCTTGATACTTTATGTGAGGGTTATAAAAACTCTACGGACATCTTTATCCAAGGCATTACCGTTGCTATAGAAGGTGACAAATATTCTGTTATAGATGGTCAACAGAGAAGTACATTTTTTTATCTATTACTCAAAACTTTGGGTGTAGAGCATCCTTTTACCATCGAGTATAATAGCAGTAGAGGTAGTACAGTCGGTGGTGGTAAAGTAAATCCTGGAGAATGGTTAAAGAATTGCAATGAAGATGAAGAAATAACTACTCAGGACGGTTATTTTTTCAAGAAGACTATCTGTTTGATAAAGAAGCATGAACTTTATACTAAGAATAAGAATGAAATAATCAAGTATATACGTCAACATGTTTACTTCTTGCTCATTAATATATCTCAGGAACTTGCCGTCTCAACATTTACCATGATGAATGGCAATAAGGCCATTATGCAAGATTATGAACTAATTAAGGCAGACTTGCTTCGCATGGCTTCTTTAGGGACTGGTGGATATACTAATAATCAGGCTAGTGAGTGGGACAATATCTCATTGCGTAGTAGATATGCCCATGAATGGGATAGATGGCTTCATTGGTGGAACCAGGAAGAGGTAAAACTTATGTTTAATTGCCAAAATCCGATGGGCTGGCTTTTGAAGACCGAATTTGAAGACAATAAAAGCGGATTGTTTGAAGCCTATAAATTAAAATTAAAAGAGAATAATAAGGCAAAGAATCCTGCATTTTCAGCAAAGTACCTTTTTTCTCAGTTAAGAGATTGCCAGCACAAGTTTGAAGATGTTTTTTCACTTCCAAAGGAGGCGAACTGCTTTGGAGTGATAATGAGGTTGCTATCTAATGACCAAGACAAAATAGGCTTTATCAAAGCATACTTTGGTTATACAGGTGAGAAAGACAAATGTAATGTGCAAGATTTAAAGCTTGTTGTAGATTTACTTTTGATTGGTTTCACCTACAAGAATATAGTTCATCATGATTTTGAAAAGAAAGATAAAATAGAAGAATTTCGTCAGACATTAGCTCAGAATCCAATTTATGGTGTGAATAATGAGCTTGCATATAATTATCTCTTGGTTAGAAATGTTGAGAGAGACACTGAATTGAATAGAAAGTTTGACTTTACTATTGTGGCAGGTAATCGCTCCTTGGAGCATGTCTATCCAAAGTCAATGGTTTTACATTTACAAAATAATGACATCTATAGAGGAGATAGTGAACTATTAAAGTATGAAAAGGATTTCAAAGATGAAGATTTTAATAAGCAAAATGGTTCTTTGAAACTTGGCGAAATAATTATGGAAAAAGGCTATATTTCAAGAGATGACATCCAAAATCATTGGAAAGATTTAGTCAAAGATAATTCATCGGAGCTGTCTTTGGATTTGGCATCTGTTATATTGTCAGAACACAGCATTGGCAATTTGTTGCTATTATACGGAAATAACAATTCTGAATTTGGTAATATGTTGCCTGAGAAAAAACGACAAAGCTATTTTGATTTGAGTAAAGTTTTTTTCAGCAGCCGTCATCTTTTGCATACAGTGTTTAGTTTCGCTCAATACCAAAAGTTTGACGAATCAGCCATTTGCCAAAATCAGTTGGATGTAATCAATGATGTTGAGCAGCGCATCAAATATGTGGAATTAATAATTAAGTAA
- a CDS encoding PD-(D/E)XK nuclease family protein, with protein sequence MDLKAIQQLLQEAQPILQKSKAEKKEREAKGEYFNVFENLHFRRPEEHLHTPFLRMLLDKDANHGVGKGFLEAFLKMVVKELKHDFQYDINSSHVENKDVYLGNNEISEDGTSTGGKIDILLHDDKKHAIIIENKFDRYGNPAQDQPKQLERYYNHGKDDKKYEDFILIYLTPSGQYASEDSTGSNKITYYPISYDLSDDKPNILFWLDECLNISKGCPRIHEVIKQYITYIKNTRQIMEKEDQKELLNLLLSEENVDVTLGILRDEQMIKEKIRRDFCDQLVKLAGEYGLELREQYNANIVTWNSDYGWMIFVGKKRHQSQVGFVIGNFSRKNEDYGGMLYGLSIINGYFSNLGELKNVFKIESSDLNDQPLFGPEKGYHQLPENKGNFKREFPFGYSFLYDENREKDKKRWFDWDDLQTLADMRNGKMLDFMRTRFEILKNNGIIDKL encoded by the coding sequence ATGGATTTAAAAGCTATACAGCAATTGCTGCAAGAAGCTCAGCCTATCTTACAGAAAAGTAAGGCTGAGAAGAAAGAGCGTGAGGCAAAAGGCGAATATTTCAATGTTTTTGAAAATTTGCATTTTAGACGCCCTGAGGAACATCTGCATACCCCTTTTCTTCGTATGCTGCTTGATAAGGATGCCAATCATGGAGTGGGGAAAGGCTTCTTGGAGGCTTTTCTAAAAATGGTTGTGAAAGAGTTGAAGCATGATTTTCAATATGATATCAATTCGAGTCATGTTGAAAATAAAGATGTTTATTTGGGCAATAATGAGATATCTGAGGATGGTACTTCTACTGGAGGAAAAATAGATATTCTCTTGCATGATGACAAAAAGCATGCTATCATTATTGAAAACAAGTTTGATAGATATGGCAATCCTGCTCAAGATCAACCTAAACAACTTGAGCGATATTATAATCATGGTAAAGATGATAAGAAATATGAGGATTTTATCTTGATATATCTCACTCCTTCAGGTCAATATGCTTCGGAGGATTCTACGGGTTCCAATAAAATAACTTATTATCCGATAAGTTATGACCTATCGGATGATAAGCCAAATATCTTATTTTGGCTTGATGAGTGCTTGAATATATCTAAAGGATGTCCTCGCATTCATGAGGTTATCAAGCAATACATAACTTATATAAAAAATACAAGACAGATTATGGAAAAAGAGGATCAAAAAGAATTATTGAATTTGTTACTTTCTGAAGAAAATGTAGATGTAACACTTGGTATCTTACGTGATGAGCAAATGATAAAAGAGAAAATCAGAAGAGACTTCTGTGATCAGCTAGTGAAATTGGCAGGTGAATATGGTCTTGAACTTCGTGAACAATATAATGCTAATATCGTTACATGGAATAGTGATTATGGTTGGATGATATTCGTAGGTAAGAAGAGACATCAATCACAAGTAGGATTTGTGATTGGAAATTTCTCACGAAAAAACGAGGATTATGGAGGAATGTTATATGGCTTGTCTATCATTAATGGATATTTCTCAAATTTGGGCGAGTTAAAGAATGTATTTAAGATTGAATCAAGTGATCTTAATGATCAACCTTTGTTTGGTCCCGAGAAAGGATACCATCAACTTCCTGAAAATAAGGGGAATTTCAAAAGAGAATTCCCTTTTGGATATTCATTTTTGTATGACGAAAATAGAGAGAAGGATAAAAAAAGATGGTTTGATTGGGATGACCTTCAGACTTTGGCAGATATGCGCAATGGCAAGATGCTTGATTTTATGAGAACCCGTTTTGAAATTTTGAAAAATAATGGCATCATAGACAAGCTGTAG
- a CDS encoding helix-turn-helix transcriptional regulator, producing the protein MAINQLNKYVWLVETIHRARKRGGITLREIQSRWKDSDLSEGTELSRRTFINNLHSIEELFEISICCGSGYRYYIEYGDCFEEGSARSWMLNAFSLNAMVGNSHKLKERVLLEDMPSGRNYLEDIIKAMRDNRVISISYYSFNTEKYHEFDIHPYFVKAFKKRWYVVAYSPGTDDIRCYALDRMENVTISEETFKLPEDLDPAEYFKDCFGIINNEDSEVQKVVLKVDAFQSNYIRNLPLHTSQKETERTDEYSIFEYHLKPEFDFEQEIFSNMDTMEVLEPQWLREDIAEKLRNLTKKYQI; encoded by the coding sequence ATGGCTATCAATCAATTGAACAAATATGTCTGGCTCGTGGAAACCATCCATCGAGCCAGAAAAAGGGGCGGCATCACACTAAGAGAAATCCAAAGCAGATGGAAGGATTCTGATCTCAGCGAAGGAACGGAACTCTCTCGCCGTACCTTCATCAACAACCTCCATTCCATCGAGGAACTGTTTGAAATCAGCATCTGCTGTGGCAGCGGATACCGCTATTACATTGAGTATGGCGACTGCTTCGAGGAAGGAAGTGCCAGAAGTTGGATGCTTAATGCCTTCTCCCTCAATGCCATGGTTGGCAACAGTCACAAGCTCAAGGAGCGTGTACTCCTGGAAGATATGCCTTCTGGCAGAAACTATCTGGAAGACATCATCAAGGCAATGCGTGACAACCGCGTCATCTCCATATCCTACTATAGCTTCAATACAGAGAAGTATCATGAATTTGATATTCATCCTTATTTCGTAAAGGCTTTCAAGAAGCGTTGGTATGTGGTGGCTTACAGTCCTGGCACAGATGACATCAGATGCTATGCGCTCGACCGTATGGAGAATGTCACCATCTCTGAAGAAACATTCAAATTGCCTGAGGATCTGGATCCTGCTGAATATTTCAAGGATTGCTTCGGCATCATCAACAACGAGGATTCTGAGGTGCAAAAGGTGGTACTCAAGGTGGATGCATTCCAAAGTAACTATATTCGCAACCTTCCTCTCCATACCTCACAAAAGGAAACGGAGCGCACAGATGAATATTCTATCTTTGAATACCATCTGAAGCCTGAATTCGATTTTGAACAGGAGATATTCTCCAACATGGATACCATGGAAGTATTGGAACCTCAATGGCTAAGGGAGGATATTGCCGAAAAATTGAGAAATCTCACAAAGAAATACCAGATTTAA
- a CDS encoding helix-turn-helix domain-containing protein translates to MITEYGIEAKSNSEIISELGGRFKQYRLFSNLTQKEVAVKAGVSIFTISQFEKGEAKNIGFGTILSLLRSIGFLQEAEKLLPPLPMLPSQVKKMNEKKERVRHER, encoded by the coding sequence ATGATTACGGAATATGGTATAGAGGCAAAGTCTAATTCTGAGATTATATCTGAATTAGGAGGACGATTCAAGCAATATCGTCTGTTCAGCAATCTCACTCAGAAAGAGGTGGCTGTAAAGGCTGGTGTGAGCATTTTCACCATTAGCCAGTTTGAAAAAGGCGAAGCTAAGAACATAGGCTTTGGCACTATTCTTTCTCTGTTGAGGAGCATTGGATTCCTGCAGGAAGCAGAGAAACTCTTGCCGCCGCTGCCAATGTTGCCTAGCCAAGTGAAGAAAATGAATGAAAAGAAGGAAAGGGTAAGACATGAAAGATAA
- a CDS encoding AAA family ATPase: protein MEQLNNPFVIYGYKGAEYFCDRKKETEVIMKALQNERNIVLISPRRIGKTGLIHHVFENISKQEPETHCFYLDINATRNLSQFIQLLAKTVIGKVDTFSQTAMRKITTFFAGYKPTMSFDEMTGIPTFSITVSPSQSEDSLKHIFEYLKQSEKRIYIAIDEFQQIAEYPEDGTEALLRSYIQFLPNVYFIFAGSKQHMMTDMFLSAKRPFYQSSQILNLPLINQDEYHRFANRWMGTRNLTMDPDTFAYLYNKVDGQTWYIQDILNRLYQNGKEITTAEIDDVTLELVNEQEVAFVNYYDSLTDNQAALLSAIAQDKAVTSILSQDFISRHNLPAASSVSLALKTLINREFIYKYNGSYIIYDRFFGMWLRKNCAGN from the coding sequence ATGGAACAGCTGAATAACCCATTTGTTATCTACGGATATAAGGGAGCAGAATACTTCTGCGACCGCAAGAAAGAGACGGAAGTCATCATGAAGGCTTTGCAGAATGAGCGCAACATCGTGCTCATCTCTCCTCGACGCATCGGAAAGACGGGACTCATACACCATGTCTTTGAGAACATCAGTAAGCAGGAGCCTGAGACGCATTGTTTCTATCTCGACATCAATGCCACAAGAAATCTGAGCCAATTCATCCAATTATTGGCAAAGACGGTTATCGGGAAGGTTGATACTTTCTCGCAAACTGCCATGCGCAAGATTACCACTTTCTTTGCCGGCTACAAGCCTACGATGTCGTTTGATGAGATGACGGGAATCCCTACCTTCTCGATTACGGTTTCACCAAGCCAGAGCGAGGATTCTCTCAAACATATCTTCGAGTATCTGAAACAATCGGAAAAACGAATCTATATTGCCATCGACGAGTTCCAGCAGATAGCCGAATATCCCGAAGATGGCACAGAGGCCCTGCTGCGCTCCTATATCCAGTTTTTGCCGAATGTATATTTCATCTTTGCAGGCAGTAAGCAGCACATGATGACCGACATGTTCCTGTCGGCAAAGCGCCCATTCTATCAGAGTTCGCAAATTCTCAATCTTCCCCTCATCAACCAGGATGAGTATCACCGTTTTGCCAACAGATGGATGGGAACCCGGAATCTGACCATGGATCCTGATACCTTTGCCTATCTATATAATAAGGTGGATGGTCAAACCTGGTATATCCAGGATATTCTGAACCGTCTCTATCAGAACGGAAAGGAAATTACGACAGCGGAAATTGATGATGTAACCCTGGAACTGGTGAACGAGCAGGAAGTGGCATTCGTGAATTACTACGATTCCCTTACGGACAATCAGGCTGCCCTTTTATCTGCCATTGCCCAGGATAAGGCTGTCACCTCCATTCTTTCGCAGGATTTCATCAGCCGCCACAACTTGCCTGCTGCCAGCAGCGTGAGTCTTGCTCTCAAGACGCTGATCAACAGAGAATTCATCTACAAGTACAATGGCAGCTATATCATCTACGACCGCTTCTTCGGGATGTGGTTGAGGAAGAACTGCGCTGGAAATTAA
- a CDS encoding ATP-binding protein produces the protein MVKQISDKTDVEPIDLLQAFEIIVEKAKGSSLGEEFYQKADPYLVFVSDKLCISKRASVIMALFADRCYDTHIRFSDLTEFLDCRILTLLRYSNETQELIDKEYVCQNRIEGLSYSIPMEVMEAFQHNRRYIPSDVDEFTAREMFDKFDELFSKCRCEKLNKQVLRKKLRALVVKNSNLAFVKAMALYDINVEDKDFPLFILLCTLFVIDGDDDIRCHELDFIYEEGESVWRWAKRDLNQGNHRFLQKKFIEYTNDDGFADRESFKITDSAKKLLFSEMNLFAMRGSRPKGGILSFESIKPKQLFYNDKERKLVEELAALLDEKNFQGIRDRLKETNFRSGFACLFYGAPGTGKTETVLQIARKTGRDLIQVNISDIKSMWVGESEKNIKGIFDDYRKMVKQSAKTPILLFNEADAIIGKRMVGAEKAVDKLENNIQNIILQEIEQLDGILIATTNLAENMDKAFERRFLYKVKFEKPDLHGRLQIWQTMIPSLNDADASFLAARYDFSGGEIENIARHYTIQSILHGKPADMLKSLVGYCDSERLEGRTPKRKVGF, from the coding sequence ATGGTTAAGCAAATATCAGATAAAACAGATGTGGAGCCGATAGACTTGCTCCAGGCCTTCGAAATAATCGTAGAAAAGGCAAAAGGGTCTTCTCTCGGAGAAGAGTTTTATCAGAAAGCAGATCCGTATCTTGTTTTTGTTTCTGATAAACTGTGTATCTCCAAGCGAGCAAGTGTTATTATGGCCCTCTTTGCCGACCGGTGTTATGATACCCATATCCGGTTTTCTGATTTGACGGAATTCCTGGATTGTAGAATCCTGACATTGCTCAGATATTCCAACGAAACTCAGGAACTTATCGATAAGGAATATGTTTGTCAGAATCGGATAGAAGGACTCAGCTATAGCATCCCGATGGAGGTGATGGAGGCATTCCAGCATAATCGACGATATATTCCTTCGGATGTGGATGAATTCACAGCCAGAGAAATGTTTGATAAGTTTGATGAACTTTTCTCGAAATGCCGCTGCGAAAAACTGAACAAGCAGGTTTTGAGAAAGAAACTCAGAGCGCTGGTTGTCAAGAATAGCAACCTGGCTTTTGTCAAGGCAATGGCATTGTATGATATAAATGTGGAGGATAAAGACTTTCCGCTTTTCATCTTGCTGTGTACACTCTTTGTTATTGATGGCGATGATGACATCCGTTGCCATGAATTGGATTTCATCTATGAGGAAGGTGAGTCGGTCTGGCGATGGGCTAAGCGAGACCTTAACCAAGGCAATCATCGTTTCTTGCAGAAAAAGTTCATAGAATATACCAACGATGACGGCTTTGCCGACAGGGAATCCTTTAAGATTACAGACAGTGCGAAGAAGCTGCTCTTTTCGGAGATGAACCTTTTTGCTATGCGAGGCTCCCGTCCTAAAGGTGGCATATTATCCTTTGAGAGTATCAAGCCTAAACAGCTGTTTTACAACGACAAGGAACGTAAACTGGTAGAAGAACTCGCAGCTCTTTTGGATGAAAAGAATTTCCAGGGTATCCGAGACCGCTTGAAGGAAACCAATTTCAGAAGTGGCTTTGCCTGCCTATTCTATGGTGCACCAGGTACCGGAAAGACGGAGACGGTTCTTCAGATAGCCAGGAAAACGGGTCGTGACCTTATACAGGTTAACATCTCGGATATCAAGAGTATGTGGGTAGGGGAGAGCGAAAAGAACATCAAGGGTATCTTTGATGATTACAGAAAGATGGTGAAACAATCGGCAAAGACTCCTATTCTGCTCTTCAATGAGGCTGATGCCATCATCGGCAAGCGTATGGTGGGTGCAGAGAAGGCTGTGGATAAACTGGAGAACAATATCCAGAACATCATTCTTCAGGAGATAGAGCAGCTTGATGGCATTCTTATTGCCACAACCAATCTTGCCGAGAATATGGACAAGGCCTTCGAGCGTCGTTTCCTTTATAAAGTGAAGTTCGAAAAGCCTGATTTGCATGGTCGTTTACAGATTTGGCAAACGATGATACCATCTTTGAATGATGCTGATGCTTCTTTCCTTGCCGCCAGATATGATTTCAGTGGTGGAGAGATAGAGAACATTGCCCGCCATTATACCATCCAATCCATTTTGCATGGCAAACCGGCGGATATGCTCAAATCTCTTGTCGGGTATTGCGATAGTGAAAGGCTGGAAGGAAGAACCCCCAAGAGAAAGGTTGGGTTCTGA